Proteins encoded together in one Anoxybacillus flavithermus window:
- the fmt gene encoding methionyl-tRNA formyltransferase, which translates to MNIVFMGTPDFAVPILEQLIKDGYNVVGVVTQPDKPKGRKQQLTPPPVKVAAESYGIPVFQPTKIREKEQYEHVIALQPDLIVTAAFGQILPKPLLDAPTYGCINVHASLLPELRGGAPIHYAILQGKEKTGITIMYMVEKLDAGDILTQVEVPIDERDTVGTLHDKLSQAGARLLSETLPKLLRGDIMPIKQEDEQATFAYNIKPEQERIDWTKTGEDIYNHIRGMNPWPVAYTMYGEERWKIWWGEKVPASSQAKPGTIVAVEQDGIIVATGNETAIKITELQPAGKRKMSATDFLRGTTISIGTVLGGTNE; encoded by the coding sequence ATGAACATTGTGTTTATGGGAACACCTGATTTTGCTGTTCCGATTTTAGAACAATTGATCAAAGACGGATACAACGTGGTCGGCGTCGTTACACAGCCAGATAAACCGAAAGGGCGAAAACAACAATTGACGCCACCACCTGTCAAAGTGGCAGCGGAATCGTACGGCATTCCGGTATTTCAACCAACGAAAATTCGCGAGAAAGAACAATACGAGCACGTCATCGCTCTACAGCCTGATTTAATTGTGACCGCTGCATTCGGACAAATTTTACCGAAACCGCTTCTTGACGCACCAACGTACGGTTGTATTAACGTGCATGCCTCGCTTTTGCCTGAGTTGCGTGGAGGGGCACCGATTCATTACGCCATTTTACAAGGAAAAGAAAAAACAGGTATTACCATTATGTATATGGTTGAAAAACTAGATGCAGGCGATATATTAACGCAAGTGGAAGTGCCAATCGATGAGCGCGATACCGTCGGAACATTGCACGACAAACTAAGCCAAGCAGGAGCACGACTACTTTCTGAGACGCTCCCAAAACTGCTTCGAGGCGACATTATGCCGATCAAGCAAGAGGATGAACAAGCGACGTTTGCGTACAACATTAAACCAGAACAAGAGCGAATCGATTGGACAAAAACAGGAGAAGACATTTACAACCATATTCGCGGCATGAATCCGTGGCCTGTTGCCTATACGATGTATGGTGAGGAACGGTGGAAAATTTGGTGGGGAGAAAAAGTACCCGCTTCTTCACAAGCGAAACCTGGTACCATTGTCGCCGTTGAACAAGATGGCATCATCGTTGCGACAGGGAATGAAACGGCAATTAAAATTACGGAACTACAACCAGCGGGGAAACGGAAAATGAGCGCAACTGACTTTTTGCGCGGCACGACGATTTCCATCGGGACAGTATTAGGAGGAACGAATGAGTAA
- the def gene encoding peptide deformylase — protein sequence MAILPIVTYPAPILETVCQPVTVFDRKLIKLLNDMYDTMLAADGVGLAAPQIGVDQQIAIVDIGDRHGRIELINPIIVAQNGEQIGPEGCLSFPGLFGEVKRFQYVKVRAQNRRGRPFEIEATGFLARALQHEIDHLHGILFTSKVIRYYEEGEFEQ from the coding sequence TTGGCCATTTTACCGATTGTGACATATCCTGCACCCATTTTAGAAACGGTTTGTCAACCAGTCACCGTATTTGACCGAAAGCTAATCAAGTTATTAAATGATATGTACGATACGATGCTTGCGGCCGATGGAGTTGGATTAGCTGCTCCACAAATTGGTGTCGATCAACAAATTGCCATTGTCGATATTGGCGACCGTCATGGGCGCATTGAATTAATTAATCCAATCATCGTTGCCCAAAACGGCGAGCAAATCGGTCCCGAAGGCTGTTTAAGTTTTCCGGGACTGTTTGGGGAAGTAAAACGTTTTCAATACGTGAAAGTACGTGCGCAAAATCGTCGCGGTCGCCCGTTTGAAATCGAAGCGACCGGCTTTTTAGCGCGTGCCTTACAACATGAGATTGACCATTTACATGGCATATTATTTACGTCAAAAGTGATTCGCTATTATGAAGAAGGGGAGTTCGAACAATGA